In Alteromonas naphthalenivorans, one DNA window encodes the following:
- a CDS encoding bifunctional GNAT family N-acetyltransferase/carbon-nitrogen hydrolase family protein, whose protein sequence is MSQDQTVIEETEHHLALRNLRLDDYSDVKALMDNVYANVGGAWPYNNFKAQVTTFPEGQICIEDKGKVVAFAISVIVDYDQFGDKHSYDEITGDAYLTTHDPNGDVLYGVEVIVCPDYRGLRLGRRLYEARKELCRNLNLKSIMAGGRIPTYKNYAKDLSPYEYIEQVKSKDIYDPILTFQLSNGFEVKQVLSAYLPEDEASKGYATLLQWHNIYYEPNNPSLITGRKSSARIGCIQWQMRYFNNVEELLQQVEYFVDALSDYSCDVALFPEFFNAPLMGLSPSDTSIDAIWHLATYTDEILTSISHLAVSYNITIIAGSMPVVEEDELYNVSYICKRDGTIESQYKLHLTPHEKKDWIMKGGNSLKVFDTDFGKIGVLICYDVEFPELARLLSEQEMQILFVPFWTDTKNGYLRVRRCAQARAIENECYVAIAGSVGNLPKVDNVDIQYGQTAVFSPSDFAFPHDAIVSETTPNTEMTLIVDLDLDKLTKLQNEGSVRNYLDRRRDLYRVEWFDSDT, encoded by the coding sequence ATGAGTCAGGATCAAACAGTCATCGAAGAAACCGAACATCATCTAGCGCTACGTAACTTGCGCCTAGACGATTACAGCGACGTTAAAGCGTTGATGGATAATGTGTATGCGAACGTTGGAGGCGCTTGGCCTTATAACAACTTCAAAGCCCAAGTAACCACTTTCCCAGAAGGTCAAATTTGTATTGAAGACAAAGGTAAGGTGGTGGCCTTCGCAATCTCTGTCATTGTCGATTACGACCAATTCGGCGACAAACACAGTTACGATGAAATTACTGGTGATGCCTACCTTACTACTCACGATCCGAATGGTGATGTGTTGTATGGCGTTGAAGTCATTGTGTGCCCAGACTATCGAGGGCTAAGACTAGGCCGCCGCTTGTATGAGGCACGCAAAGAGTTATGTAGAAACCTGAACTTGAAGTCAATTATGGCTGGCGGTCGTATTCCTACTTATAAGAATTACGCAAAAGATCTGTCGCCCTATGAATACATTGAACAGGTTAAATCTAAAGACATTTACGATCCTATCCTCACTTTTCAGCTATCTAATGGCTTTGAAGTAAAACAGGTTCTCAGTGCCTATTTACCCGAGGACGAAGCATCGAAAGGCTATGCAACGTTACTGCAATGGCACAATATCTATTATGAGCCGAATAATCCGTCGCTTATTACTGGTCGTAAATCGAGTGCCCGTATTGGTTGTATTCAGTGGCAAATGCGTTACTTCAACAATGTGGAGGAACTCCTTCAGCAAGTTGAATATTTCGTAGACGCGTTATCCGATTATTCCTGTGACGTGGCGTTGTTTCCTGAATTTTTCAATGCACCATTAATGGGGCTGAGTCCGTCTGATACTTCAATTGATGCAATATGGCATTTAGCCACCTATACCGACGAAATTCTTACCTCCATTTCTCATCTTGCCGTATCTTACAACATCACTATTATTGCAGGCTCCATGCCTGTGGTAGAAGAAGACGAACTGTATAACGTTAGTTATATCTGTAAGCGCGATGGCACCATAGAGAGTCAGTACAAATTACACCTTACTCCACACGAAAAGAAAGATTGGATAATGAAAGGTGGTAATAGCCTTAAAGTGTTCGATACTGATTTCGGGAAAATCGGGGTACTAATATGTTATGACGTGGAATTTCCTGAACTTGCGCGGTTGTTGTCTGAACAAGAAATGCAGATTTTATTTGTTCCTTTTTGGACAGATACCAAAAACGGCTATTTACGCGTTAGACGGTGTGCTCAAGCCCGCGCCATTGAAAACGAATGCTATGTGGCCATAGCTGGCAGCGTGGGGAACTTACCCAAAGTAGACAATGTTGATATTCAATATGGTCAAACTGCGGTATTTTCACCTAGCGACTTTGCATTCCCCCACGATGCTATTGTGTCGGAAACTACGCCAAACACCGAAATGACGCTGATCGTAGACCTAGACTTAGATAAACTGACTAAGCTTCAAAATGAAGGCTCTGTCAGAAATTATCTAGATCGTCGTCGCGATTTGTATCGTGTAGAATGGTTTGATAGTGATACATAA
- a CDS encoding 2OG-Fe(II) oxygenase: protein MERFSLDLPSPLYVFDEIYFSGIVSDLLEKGFSIRPLGVPEFVIDALVACQDTLSKQAYRRGGIGRSEQFQHLEKVRSDEICWIDGSSSEGQLWLDWCEALRLYINRHLFMGLFSFESHFACYAPGNFYRRHLDAFKGESNRMLSVVTYLNDDWQTTDGGELVLYTNEKDDLGVRVLPEKGTIAIFLSEDFPHEVLTAKRERHSVAGWFRLNTSINENIDPPK, encoded by the coding sequence ATGGAACGTTTCTCGTTAGATTTACCTTCACCTCTTTATGTTTTTGATGAAATTTACTTCAGTGGTATCGTCAGCGATTTACTCGAAAAGGGCTTTAGTATAAGGCCTTTAGGCGTACCAGAGTTTGTTATAGATGCACTGGTCGCTTGCCAAGATACCCTGTCTAAGCAAGCATATCGGCGCGGGGGCATTGGTCGGTCTGAGCAATTTCAACACCTCGAAAAAGTCAGAAGCGATGAGATATGCTGGATAGACGGTTCCTCATCAGAAGGGCAATTGTGGCTAGACTGGTGTGAGGCTTTAAGGCTGTATATTAATCGCCATTTATTCATGGGGTTATTCTCATTCGAGAGCCACTTTGCCTGTTACGCACCCGGTAATTTTTACAGACGTCATCTAGATGCTTTCAAAGGTGAAAGCAATAGAATGTTATCGGTGGTGACCTATTTAAATGATGATTGGCAAACTACTGATGGTGGCGAGTTAGTATTATATACCAATGAAAAAGATGACCTTGGCGTGAGGGTGTTACCTGAAAAAGGCACCATTGCCATTTTTCTTAGTGAGGATTTTCCGCACGAGGTACTCACCGCAAAACGCGAGCGGCACTCAGTTGCGGGGTGGTTTAGGTTGAATACCAGTATTAATGAAAATATTGATCCACCAAAGTAA